The DNA region GAACGATGGAAGTAGTGGTTTCTATTCCTGTGAGTGCTTTCTTTTCGTCACCAGTAATTTTGTTCCAACCATAGAAAAATTCATAAGGAGAAAATATAGTTCCTGATTTATTGTTGATGCCGTCACTAATCACACAAAATACATTATACTTCATCAATTCTGGAATATCTCTTCTATATCGAATCGTGAGTTGCTTAAATGCATCATGAATGGTGACTTCCTCTTCAATGGCAGTTTTAAATTCAAATACCACAACAGGAATACCATTAACGTACAAAATCAAATCTGGAATGCGCAATTCCGATCCTTGGATTTCTAATTGATTGACGATTTTAAATGCGTTGTTATGCTCATTTTCAATATCGATGTAGCGAATATGCAAATCTTTTTTACTAGGATCGTTACGTTTGAAAATAAATCCATCACCTAATAGTTTGCATATATATTTATTGGAGTCATACAGATTAGAAGCCGATTGGAACGCTAATTCGTTGATGATGGTGGTTAATTCAATTTCTTCCAAATCGGCATACCGATTCAGTAGAAAAATTCGTAAATCTTCTCTTATTAAAACATCTTGATTAGATTTTCTTTCTAATTTATTGCCATTAATATAATCGTAACCTTCTATTTGCAAAAGGCTAATAAATGCTTGTTCTAGTTGTGATTCTGTATATTTCATTATGTACACAATTCTATTCTGAAATCCTTTATTTAATCCTATTTTTCCCTTTCTGAGTCAAATAATAGCGTTGATTTCTGCTCGTTGGTTTGTCAGGCAAAGTCAAAGCTATGTATCCTGCGTTAATGGCTGGTTGCAGATAATTTAATCTGAAATTTTCACGATCGGCTAACTTAAGCAAGTCTTGTAATTCTTGTCTGGAATGTTGTCCATCCATCACTTTCAAAAGTTCCTCAACTTGCGGGGTATCTTGCGGGGTATCTTGCTGGGTATCTTGCGGGGTATCTTGCGGGGCAATCTCTTCGCTTGCAGGTAAAGTCAATCGAAGAAAGTTTTCAGAAAATTGAAAATTTTCTTTTGAATATGCTTGCAATATCCTTGGCACACCAGAACCTAATTGCTCCACCAAATCCAAATCCTTGAAAATACGCATCAATTCCTTATTTCTCGGAACAGAAAAACCTTCGAAAAATTCCTCTTGCGACAAGCCAGAAGGTGTGCAACTATAAGAGTTAATTTGTATGTGGTTTTCCATATGTTATTTAATGTTACAGCAAATGGTTTAATTGAATTCTATCCCAAAAAATAATTTCATTATAATTCTCTTTAATAATTTGACTAACCAATTTATCTGTTATTTCATTGTCTTTTATCTCAACGCCCTTAAATAGTGTATTTTTAAGAGTTATGGCTACTTCTCTGGGAACATTCAATTTGATTAAATGCAAAGTAATAGGATTATATGCTCCCATTTCTATACAATTGATAAGTTTTGAATCTTTATCTTTTACTGAATAAAAAGGTTTTAATAAAGCTGTGAGGTTAAAGCAGACATCTTTTTGAATTTGGTCTATAGTTTTATCTATGTTCTCAGCGTTGTCATAATAACTTCCACTGAGAATATCTTTTAGAGATTTTTCCTTTGTCCATTTATAAACGGTATAGAAAAAGTTAACAGGTAATTCTTTTTTTCCAAAATACTTTCTGTAGAATATTGGAAATTTACTTCGTATGCTATTTACCACACTATATAACTTATTTGAAAAATCACTATCACTGATAGATAATGGCAAATCAAAAGAATCCATATTCTTATATATCTCATCTAATATAAGTGGGTCAACATATCTGTTTTTAAAACAAATTTCCAAAGGAACTGACAACGTATTCACTAATTCATTATAAACATCTGCTACTTCATTTTGAGTGTACTTAATCCCAACTGAATTTAAACGATTATAACTCTTTTCTTTATGTTTAAGAACAGTATTTCTTATGTAAGTAACTAAAAAATGGAAATCGTCTCCTAAATCTTTTTCTACAGATTCATTGCTAACATTATTAAACAAAGATTCATTTACCTTTTCTCCATATTTCTCAAAGATATTACCATATCCAGTTTTTAAAGACTTATTTTCATCTTGGAAAAGAGTCTTTTGATCTTCTTTATTCTCAAAAGCATTTTCATCTAATACAAATGTTCTCCCTATAAAATCTTTTAATAACCTACCTGCTCTTCCTCTTAAATTTGAAATTTCATAGTTAGTTAATTTAGGCATTTTTCCATCCCTTGAACTTGTTGACAAATAGCCATTACGCATAATTACATTTTGAGCTGGTAAATTAACTCCTTGCATTAATGTTGTTGTACAAACAATATTATCAATCATCTTCTCTTTAATCGAATATTCCAAAACATTCCTAATATGCAAAGGAACTTTTCCATGATGATATACTATATGGTTTTTAAACGTTTTTGTTAAATCATAGTTTCTATGAACAGTAGAAGAAATATAGTGTATCAAACCGTCTATTGCCTTTGAGTTCGAGTTTCGAATATTATTAGTTTTTGAAGACAGGTTTACTGCTATTTTTCTTGCCATTCCTGAAGACGGTGCAAAAATCACATTTTTTGTTCCCTCTCCCAGCAAATCAACTACTGTGTTTAAATAAGCAAAATATTTGTCGTCATATTGTTTTCCTCCAATTTTGATTACCTCCGTATTTTTGATTTCTATAGAAGAATAATTGTTGTTAATTTGGGAATATTGATTAAAAAAATACTTCTTCCCTTTTTTTGCTATACTATAAGTAAAGTTTGTAACAGGCGAGGAATCCGTTCGAATCTCAACAGATTTTTCTTCTTCAAAAATATCAAATCCCATATCTTTTAATCCGCTGACTCTTGGTCCGCTGAAAACAATAAGATTCGGGTTATAACTAAAACTTAATTCAACTAAACTGTCAAAAAGAATTTTAGACCGTTCATCTTTTTCATTCTCTATCCTCTCAATATTTTGAATCTCATCTACAATAAATGTATTCACATTTCCAAAAGGTTTATCATCTTCATTATAAGCAGAAATGGCTCTTTCAGGAGTTAACACGTAAATTTTATTGTTGTTCTCACTCTCATTGTAGCTTGTTAAAATATCATAATCATTTAAACCAAACTCTTTGATTTTCTGATGATAATCATTAACCACTTGGGTTATCAAACTTAAGGTAGGTACAACATAAACTATATTGCCTCCCGTTTTTAAAATATTTTCGATTGATTTTAATAAAATAACATAAGATTTACCTGCGGATGTAGGTGCTGAAACCCCAATGAATTTAGATTCTAAACACTTATTCCATATCTCTTTTTGAAAATCGGTTAAGAGAAATATCTTTTCATTTATAACTACTTCATTCTTTAATTGATTTATTGTAGTACTAATTTGACTAATAATACTATCTAAAGAGCTAAATTGGTTATTTTCAAAATCAAATTCTTCATCAACCATAATAGCGGATGGCGTAAATCCAATACGAGATAAAACAATTATCAAAAACTGTTTTAACCCATCCCAATGCACTTGTCTATATGTATAAAGAATGGAAGAAAAAACAGTAACAATTTGTTTTGACTTATCGTCTTGACTACGTGAATAATAATCTATAACACCCACAGCTTTGTAAAGTAAGGCATCTGAAATTAAAAGTAAATCTTCATCAATTAAATTGAGCTTTTTAGCAATTGATTTGTGTTCAAACTTCAAAAGCTGATTTATCACATTTTTATGTTCTTCCTGCATCATTAGAACCTACTTTAGTTTGAAAATCATTTAAAAGTTCATCTAATTTCCATATCGGAAAAACTACATAATTTATTCTGGCTAATAAATTAGCGTGTATTGTATCAAATTTAGTTTTATCAAATGAAGCGCATCTGTATTTAATAGCCTGCTTAATATTATCTTTTATATCGTTTTCACAATTGCCAGAAATTGCTTTGGTTTCATTATAAATTATTAAACAGACAAGCTCAAATTTTGTATCTTTTAGCTCTCCTTTTTTATATTGGTTTACAACACCTTCCAACTCTGTCTCTATGAAATCATCATATAAATATAAATCCAATTCAGAGTCTAATTTGTCAAAAGTCGTTACAATACTATTTAAAGATTTTTCAAACGCACTACTGAATTGATATTTACTCTCATAACATTTTGACTCTCCTAATATGAATACGTTAGTGTCTCCATTTTTTTTATAATGAATTGCATCTGCTCCAAACCGTTCATGTCCTATGGATGTGGTTATATGTTGCTTCCTTAATATAGGAACAGCTTTATAATAATGTTGGATGAGATTAAATAATAATAACTCACCAAACTGTCCCTGAGGATGACCAGGTCGGAATTTTTTATACGCTTGATTTGTCACGAAATTTATAGCATTACCCAAATCTTTAGACTCTGCAAACCGATCATCCAATAAAGATTTTGATTTACTATTGTTATAAACCCAGCTTACAATTGTGTTTACCAACTCCGATAAGAAATCATCTTTCCGTTCTTTTATATCCGAGTAATTTATGGATAAACCATAATGCTTCTTTACTGGCTTTAAATCCAAATCTTCATAAAACCAATAAATATGATTTACTAATTTATCTGTATGTGTTAAGTATTTATCCATACTTTAATTTTTCATTTTTTAGATTTCCTCCAATCTTGCCAATCTAAATAACAACAAGCTTTGCAACTGGATCAGTTTTTGGGTTTGTATTTCAATATTTTCTTTGAAGTCAAAAATTGGAAAAGAGACAAAATTAAAATTCTGAGAAACTTTACTATCAGGGATAGTACATTCCAACTTTGTTAAAATATTTGCATTCGCCTGTGGTTGAGCCGAACCTTCAGCATTGTTCAATACAAAATCTTTATAAAATTTAGATATTACAACACAATTCAGATAAGAAATATAGTCTTGACTTTGGGGTTTCAATCTTACAAGAAAAGATGCGAAAACACTACGTGGAAAAGATTTCCAAATCATTTTCCCAAATCCAACATTTGCACCAGTTCTACTAATCAAAATATCTCCAAATTCAATCAAATATTTATCAATTTCATTTTCATATATATTACAATATGGAACTTTATTCCATTCAATACAATCTCCAACTACATCAGTTATTCTTAAAAATTTAGCGGAACCACTAATCGAATTTGCCACATCTGTAAATCCATATTGAGTAGATACAAGATCTGCAATTCTTCCAACCTCCCAACCATCAGGAATTTCCTTTTGCAGTTCTTCATTAAAAATCATTTTTCCGCCAGAAGAAAAATAGGAATTTCCATCATCGTTGGGAAACTCAAAATCTACAAACCAATGTTTGTACAAAGCTTGTGCAGTGGCTTCTAGTTTTTCGCAGATTTGCTCGTTGACTTTTATTTTGTTAGCCACCGATTGGTATTGATCTACAATTTTTTGCTGTTCCTCGATGCTAGGAACAGGAAGTTCCACTTCGCACATATCTTCCCAATCAAAAGATTCCCTTGTACTTCCGTGAGAATGAAATCGAGCATACCGATCAAATTCTGGACGTGAAAACCACATCATCAAATATTCAGGCAATAGCGTTTTTTCATCTATTACTTCAAAAACAATATAAATCTGAGAAACCAATGCTTTATCATAATCTTCTGAAATTGCTACAGAAAGCCTATCACCATTTCTTGAAGTTACTGTACCATAAGCAAATTGTCTTTTCTCAATTATTTTATAAGTTGACATATCCGTTCCAACTATATTGGCAATAGAAGGAATCATTTTCTTCGTATTACTAACACCAAGTAGCGTTTGAATATCTAAATCTTTATTGCGCACATTTACTTGCCTAATATAATCGCCTAGCTTTCTATAACTCATAGCCCAACTCTTTAAATACTTTTTGAACTTGTTGTTTCAGTTCGGCTTCTTGTTCAAATAAGCTTTGCAAATCGATTTGTAAAGCCTGCATTTGATTGTCATAGTCCAAAGATTCATCTCGATTCACAAACTCAATATATTTGCTCGGTACTAAAGAGTAATCTTTTTTACGGATCTCTTCTAAACTAGCAGCATAACAAAACTCTGGAATGTTTTCATAATTTTCTTTCCAAGCCTCTTGTTGCCAATTGTGATAAGTGGTAGTAATAGTTTGGATATCTTCCTTAGAAAACTGAATGTATTTCTTTTCAAAAGGTTCGCCTTTTTGTCGCAAATCCATAAACAACACTTCATGTTGGCGATCACGGTATTTCTTTTCACCATCATTCACTTGGACATTGTGTGCTTTTTTATTTCTGTTCAAAATCCAAAGCGTCACCGAAATATCAGTGGAATAAAACATTGCTCTCGGCAAAATAACAATGGCTTCCACCAAATCATTTTCCAAAATCTGTTTACGGATTTCGTATTCATCTCCACTTCCACTCAACGCACCGTTTGCCAAGATAAATCCTGCCACGCCATTTTGCGATAACTTAGAAATCATATTGAGAATCCAAGCATAATTGGCATTGGATTTTGGCGGCACTTTGTAACCTGCCCAACGCGGTTCATCGGTCAATTCGTTTTCGGCACGCCAATCTTTTAAATTAAATGGCGGATTTGCCATAATATAATCGGCTTTCAAATCTTTGTGCTGATCGTCGCCAAAAGTATCTGCCGCTTTCAATCCCAAATTGGAAGAAATCCCCCGAATAGCCAAGTTCATTTTTGCCAATTTAAAAGTGGTATTCGTGAGTTCTTGCCCGTAAATAGAAATGTCTTTTTTGTTTCCTTTATGGTTCTCTATAAACTTCAACGATTGCACAAACATACCACCCGAACCGCAAGACGGATCATAGATTTTCCCTTTGTAGGGCTCTATCATCTCCGCAATTAGGTTAACGATGGATTTTGGTGTGTAGAATTCGCCTTTACCTTTCCCTTCCGCAATCGCAAACTTGGACAAAAAATATTCGTACACTCTGCCTACAATATCCTGAGACTCATCTTTTAGCGTATCAATATTATTCACCGTATCCAACAAAGCAGAAAATTTGGATTGATCCAATCCTAAACGTGAAAAATAATTGTCTGGCAATGCACCTTCCAAAGATTTATTGGTACGTTCTATGGTTTTGAGCGCAGAATCTACTTTAAGCGTGATGTCTTCTTGTTTTGCATTTTCGATGATAAATGTCCAACGAGACTCTTCCGGCAGATAAAATATATTTTCCGCTTGATAGAATTCTGGAATTTCTAAGAATGCTTCTTTGCCTTCTTTCGTTAATTCGTCTCTACGTTTTAGAAATTTATCATTCGCAAACTTGAGAAATATCAAGCTTAAAACAACATGTTTATATTCGGATGGTTCCACAGAACCACGAAGTTTATTTGCAGAGTCCCAGAGAATTTCTTCGGTGGATTTAGAGGATGATGCCTTGGCCATATTTTAAATTATTCTGGATGCCAAT from Rhizosphaericola mali includes:
- a CDS encoding type I restriction-modification system subunit M translates to MAKASSSKSTEEILWDSANKLRGSVEPSEYKHVVLSLIFLKFANDKFLKRRDELTKEGKEAFLEIPEFYQAENIFYLPEESRWTFIIENAKQEDITLKVDSALKTIERTNKSLEGALPDNYFSRLGLDQSKFSALLDTVNNIDTLKDESQDIVGRVYEYFLSKFAIAEGKGKGEFYTPKSIVNLIAEMIEPYKGKIYDPSCGSGGMFVQSLKFIENHKGNKKDISIYGQELTNTTFKLAKMNLAIRGISSNLGLKAADTFGDDQHKDLKADYIMANPPFNLKDWRAENELTDEPRWAGYKVPPKSNANYAWILNMISKLSQNGVAGFILANGALSGSGDEYEIRKQILENDLVEAIVILPRAMFYSTDISVTLWILNRNKKAHNVQVNDGEKKYRDRQHEVLFMDLRQKGEPFEKKYIQFSKEDIQTITTTYHNWQQEAWKENYENIPEFCYAASLEEIRKKDYSLVPSKYIEFVNRDESLDYDNQMQALQIDLQSLFEQEAELKQQVQKVFKELGYEL
- a CDS encoding restriction endonuclease subunit S, translating into MSYRKLGDYIRQVNVRNKDLDIQTLLGVSNTKKMIPSIANIVGTDMSTYKIIEKRQFAYGTVTSRNGDRLSVAISEDYDKALVSQIYIVFEVIDEKTLLPEYLMMWFSRPEFDRYARFHSHGSTRESFDWEDMCEVELPVPSIEEQQKIVDQYQSVANKIKVNEQICEKLEATAQALYKHWFVDFEFPNDDGNSYFSSGGKMIFNEELQKEIPDGWEVGRIADLVSTQYGFTDVANSISGSAKFLRITDVVGDCIEWNKVPYCNIYENEIDKYLIEFGDILISRTGANVGFGKMIWKSFPRSVFASFLVRLKPQSQDYISYLNCVVISKFYKDFVLNNAEGSAQPQANANILTKLECTIPDSKVSQNFNFVSFPIFDFKENIEIQTQKLIQLQSLLLFRLARLEEI
- a CDS encoding DEAD/DEAH box helicase, with the protein product MMQEEHKNVINQLLKFEHKSIAKKLNLIDEDLLLISDALLYKAVGVIDYYSRSQDDKSKQIVTVFSSILYTYRQVHWDGLKQFLIIVLSRIGFTPSAIMVDEEFDFENNQFSSLDSIISQISTTINQLKNEVVINEKIFLLTDFQKEIWNKCLESKFIGVSAPTSAGKSYVILLKSIENILKTGGNIVYVVPTLSLITQVVNDYHQKIKEFGLNDYDILTSYNESENNNKIYVLTPERAISAYNEDDKPFGNVNTFIVDEIQNIERIENEKDERSKILFDSLVELSFSYNPNLIVFSGPRVSGLKDMGFDIFEEEKSVEIRTDSSPVTNFTYSIAKKGKKYFFNQYSQINNNYSSIEIKNTEVIKIGGKQYDDKYFAYLNTVVDLLGEGTKNVIFAPSSGMARKIAVNLSSKTNNIRNSNSKAIDGLIHYISSTVHRNYDLTKTFKNHIVYHHGKVPLHIRNVLEYSIKEKMIDNIVCTTTLMQGVNLPAQNVIMRNGYLSTSSRDGKMPKLTNYEISNLRGRAGRLLKDFIGRTFVLDENAFENKEDQKTLFQDENKSLKTGYGNIFEKYGEKVNESLFNNVSNESVEKDLGDDFHFLVTYIRNTVLKHKEKSYNRLNSVGIKYTQNEVADVYNELVNTLSVPLEICFKNRYVDPLILDEIYKNMDSFDLPLSISDSDFSNKLYSVVNSIRSKFPIFYRKYFGKKELPVNFFYTVYKWTKEKSLKDILSGSYYDNAENIDKTIDQIQKDVCFNLTALLKPFYSVKDKDSKLINCIEMGAYNPITLHLIKLNVPREVAITLKNTLFKGVEIKDNEITDKLVSQIIKENYNEIIFWDRIQLNHLL
- a CDS encoding Fic family protein, giving the protein MENHIQINSYSCTPSGLSQEEFFEGFSVPRNKELMRIFKDLDLVEQLGSGVPRILQAYSKENFQFSENFLRLTLPASEEIAPQDTPQDTQQDTPQDTPQVEELLKVMDGQHSRQELQDLLKLADRENFRLNYLQPAINAGYIALTLPDKPTSRNQRYYLTQKGKNRIK
- a CDS encoding HamA C-terminal domain-containing protein, whose protein sequence is MDKYLTHTDKLVNHIYWFYEDLDLKPVKKHYGLSINYSDIKERKDDFLSELVNTIVSWVYNNSKSKSLLDDRFAESKDLGNAINFVTNQAYKKFRPGHPQGQFGELLLFNLIQHYYKAVPILRKQHITTSIGHERFGADAIHYKKNGDTNVFILGESKCYESKYQFSSAFEKSLNSIVTTFDKLDSELDLYLYDDFIETELEGVVNQYKKGELKDTKFELVCLIIYNETKAISGNCENDIKDNIKQAIKYRCASFDKTKFDTIHANLLARINYVVFPIWKLDELLNDFQTKVGSNDAGRT